The DNA window GCCCAATTCCGAACCCGAGCCCCGCTCCTGCTTTTGTGATCGGTGCCACTTCATTCGCGGCGCCATACGCAGCTCCTAACCCAGCTCCCATCGCGTAATGGACAGCAGTGGCTCCGAGCGCCCGTTGCTGTCGCGTTAATTCGCGTCCAAGAACCCGCCGGCTGAACTCACTTGCCACCACCACCGTTGAATCCCATTCCTGTGGGCTGGCATTCATCGCCAACTTGCTGCCTTTCACCAGGAATGGTCGCGGCCTTTCTTTCAGCACGAGTCGATCGAACGCTCCCGCGAACAGCGACATGCACCACGACCCGAGCAACCCGCCAATCGCTCCTGCCGTCGCTCCTTTCAGCAGCTTGGAAAGCACAACTTCCGTTCGCTTCACATATCCCTCTGCATGCTTTGACGCCAATCCTTCCACTCGTGTTCTCTTGGCAACCCTGCTCTTGCGACACTGTTCCAAGCCAAGGGACGATACTCACTCACGGAGACGATTTCGATGTCGCGTAATCAGAATTTCTGGACGGGATTTGGAGTTGGTGCTGCTGCTGGTGCTGTTGCCATTCTGCTGCCACAAATACTAGGCCGTGCCGGAGCCAGCCGCATCATTCGTCTGGAGAAAAGCGTTCAGATCGGACGCCCCGTCGAGGAAGTCTTCGAGGCCTGGACTGATTGGGATCGCCTGCCTCGCGTTTCTGACCACATCGCCAACATTCGCAACTTCGGCAACCGCTCGCATTGGCGCGTGAACCTCGGCGGCCGAATCGTCGAGTGGCACGCTCTCACCGAGCAGTTCATTCAAAATCAGGCAATCGGATGGAAATCCATCAATGGACCCAAGCACACGGGGCGAATCACCTTCTCGCCGCTCGGGGACAACACCATCGTTCACGTCACCATGAACTACGCGCCGCCTTCACGAGTGATGCGTCCATTTATGTCGTCGATGACTGGTCACATGGAAGGGCTGATTGAGAAAGTCCTGCGACAGTTCAAGGCTTCCGTTGAATCCAGGCCCGCAGGAGTACAGAACGCGGTGAGAACCGGAATCTCGCAACCCGGACCCGGCACCAGCATGACCGACTTGCCTCGAACGGGAACCTTCGGCGACGAACCACAGAAGATCGAGTCACGTTTCGGTGGCTCGGTACATCCTGCCGGCTATCCGAATTCGCCCGATGTGAAGCGCTAGCAGCAGTTCGAATCCAGCTAGCGCCGGATCACCATGTCTTCCATCGGCATGGATTTCAGTTCCACCTCGCGCGACTTCGTGGTGGATTTCTTCGTTTCGCTTGTCACGGTCAACTTGCCCTTGAGCGTACGGTATCCTTCTTCGCCTTTCACCTTCTTGGAATCGGTGACAACCGTGCCGTTAAACTCGTACCAGACGCCGTGTACGGTCTTTGTGACGAAGTGCAGTTGGTCCCCCTTTAGTTCGCCTTCCTTTATGAGATGGTCGAGGAAGGCGCCTTTATCACTGTCTTCTTCTCCATAGCGGGAGATGAACCCCGTCACTCTCGTCCCATCCTCCACGTCGATTTGCAGGAACTCCCCATCGGAAAGAAAGGTGTACATCCCCGAGATATCCTCTTCCGTTCCGGGTTTAGCCTCGGCGGGCGGCTTGTCTTGGGGTTGAGTTTGCGCAAAGCAGAGGGCTGTCGCTGCCATCATTAGCAGTATCAGTGCTGTCTTCATCAATGGGACCTTCTTCTCACATTAGAGCACGGAATTTGCTGGTTACCATTGGCATCTGCACCTTACTCTCTCGTTATAGGTCGGGTATTGTCCTGAGAATTACCCGGCCAAAGCTGCTCTATAATTCCTAATACACTTCACTGGTGACAAATGGCGTCCACCCCGCGTGAAATCCAAGGCTTTCTCCCTCTTGAGGCAGAACTGCCGGACCTCCATTTGCTCATCGAACTCCCTCCCTGGCACCGCGTTTTCTTCGGAAACATGGTGGACTTTCTTCACCTTCGCCGGCAGCCTCGTTACTGGTACCGCTACGCCCCGGCGCAGTTTTGGGACGACGTCTTCGTGGCTCGCGGCATTCCCTGGAGCCGCGTTCGCCAATCTGCTTTTGCGCACATCTTTGTGATTCTGGCCATTTATGGCCTTACCGATGCGTGGACGAAATGGTACCTGCGGCAGCCCAGAGTCCAACTTCGCACCATCGTGAAGTACGATCTTTCGGAATACCTTCCGCCGCTTGAGACCGGAAGCGAACCTGCGCCAGCGCCGCGCAAAGGGCAGCCCAAACTCGCCAGGCAACACATCATTTCTTTGCCGCGTAACCCCGATAACCGCGAGCAGACCATCATTTCCGCGCCTGATGTGAAGCTGCCATCGAACATCCCTCTGCCCAATATCGTCGCGTGGACACCTGTCCCTGGCGTGCCGACCGCTCTTGCCCATCGTGACGTCTCGCAGATTCGCATGCCCAATCTGCCGAATTCCATCATTGCGCCGCCACCCGAGACCTATTCCCCCGACCTTTCAAAATCCGCACTGTCCAGTGTGGGGCCGAAGATCATTCCACCTCCGCCGGACGCTGCCAGCTTCGACTCAACTCACAAGCTGAATGCGCCAACCGGAATCATCGGTCCGCCTCCATCTGCTGACCTGGCCCGTCTGAACCAGCGTTCCATGAATGCCCCAACGCCGTCCGTTATCGGGCCGCCACCCGACGCGAACCTATCTCGTAATCTGGGGACCATGAATATCGGCCACATGACGCCTACCGTCTCCGCACCGAAATTCGAAGTCGCGGAGCAGCGTGCAATTCAACTCGCTCCCAGTAAAGGGCCCGTTGGCAGGAGCCAACCCACTCGCGGAGGATCTGCTGCCGCAGGCGGCGCTCCACCGATCAATCCCGTCGGCGGAATCAAAAGCGGGCCCGATGCGGGGCAGTTCATTGCTCTGAACGTCAATCCCGTTGTGCCGAACGGGCCCCTTCGCATTCCGCCCGGACGCCGTTCCGGTGAGTTCGAAGTCGGCCCCGAAGGCAAACCCGACGCTCCCGGCACGCCCGAGATTAAAGCTGGCGGCACGGGGCCCGGAGGATCTGGAACCGGAAGCTCCGGAGGAGCAGGGAAGTCCAACAGCCAATTGCCGAGCGGCATTTCCATCGCAAATACTCCCGGTGCTCCGGCCCCGGGATCCGTCGTGGTATCGGCTCCCAATCCCGAAAAGCGCCCAACCCCCTCTTTCGCGGACGCGGCTCGAGAAGTCTTGAGTGCTTCCGCACGGCCGCCTCGGATCGGGGAAATTCCCCGCGATACCCGCTCAGGCTCCAGCGCACCGGAGATGCCAAAGATTGAGGGCCGCGTATTCGGGACGAAAAAGGTCTACACCCTCGCTCTCAATATGCCGAACCTCACTTCTTCTGGTGGAAGCTGGATCATCCGCTTCGCCGAACTGGGCCAGGAACGGAGTGGCGCGGCAATCAGTGCTCCGGTTGCGATGACCAAGGTTGATCCCGCTTATCCGGCTGAACTTATGCGTGACGGAGTGGAAGGCACTGTCATCCTCTACGCCGTCATTCACAAAGACGGCACAGTAGGCGACGTCCGAGTCATCAAAGGTGTCCAGGAGAAGCTCAACGAGAGTGCCCGGCTTGCTCTGACCCGTTGGAAATTCCGCCCCGGCACGAAAAACGGCGAAGCCGTCGAGCTCGAAGCTGTTGTCCAGATCCCATTCAAAGCTCCCCGCTTTCATTTCTAAGGTTTCATTCTTTGTCCGACTGAGCTGAATTCAGCATCCAATCACTCTGTTGCCCGGAGGTGCGTCATCACAGACAAGGTGCGAATCCTGTTTGTCGACGACGAGCCCAACATTCGCGCGTCACTGCCGGCAATTCTCCGTCTGCATGGATTCCAGGTCACATCCGCTGGAACGGTTGGCGAAGCGCTACAGGCCATCGCCTCCGAGAAATTTGACGTGCTTATCTCCGACCTCAACATCGGTAGTCCCGGTGATGGCTTCACCGTCGTGAGCGCCATGCGTCGCACCCAGCCCAACTGTGTAACGCTCATCCTCACCGGGTATCCTGCGTTTGAAACGGCGCTTCAGGCAATTCGAAGCCAGGTCGACGACTACCTCATCAAGCCCGCTGGCGCCGAGAAACTCGTCAAAGCGATCGAAGCTCGTTTAAACCATCGCGCGCCTCATCGGCCGATTGTGCCCAAGCGTGTCTCTGCCATCCTTCTCGAAAATGCCCAGGCGCTGGTGGATACCATCGTCGACAGGGAACTCCGCATTCTGCATTTGCCCCGTGTTCATTTGAGTGAAGAAGAATGCCGCCAGAACGCATTGAGTTTCGTCGAGGCGCTGGCACTCCAGCTCGAGAATGGCAGGACCGAACTGCTCCCCGATCTCGTGGAATTGAGCGCTGCTCACGGGCAGGCGCGCTTCAGGCAGGGATACTCGGCGCCTCTTCTGGTGGAAGAGCATCGCCTCTTCTGCAATGCGGTACTCGAGTGTGTTCAGAACAACCTGCTGGCCGTGGATGTCAGCAGCCTGGTGCCCGATCTCAAGCACCTGTCAGATATTCTCGCTTCCATGCTGCGAGAAGCAGTAGCGTCGTTTACCCTCGTCTCCGACGCTGCGTAAGAACGCGAAGGGAAGCCGCCCGCTAGACCTCTTGCTCCACCAACACCGGTGCTCTGAGGTTAGTAAAGTCGCGCTCCTTCGGCGCCCCTTCCATAGCCATCAGCACGAAGCGCTTTGCCGCCCGAGACAAGCTCCGTCCTTCTCGATAGACCAGTCCCAGTTCGCGGTAAATCGGTGCCGCATCTGTCCGCAGGATCTTGATCTTCCCCTCTTTTACTTCTTCCTGCACGAAGCTCTCGCAGATCATTGATATGCCCAGTCCGGCGCTCACGAACTTCTTCACCATTTCCGCGCTGGTCAACTCCATCGTCACCTTCAACTGTGGACGGAACGGGCGCAACTGCTTCTCCATGATTCTCCGCAGCGAGCCCATCTTATGCAGGATCAGGTCCTGTTGTGCGACTTCCGATGTCGTCCATGCCTTCCGCTTGGCGATCTCACTGCTCGAAGCTGCGATCCAGACCAGCGGATCCCGGTAAATTGGAGTCACGATCAGCGTGCTCGAACGAACTGGCATCGTTACCACACCCAACTCGAGTTCGTTGTCCTCCACCTTTTGCAGCACTTTGTGGCTGAAATTGCGATATACGCTGATTCGCACCTCGGGAAACTGCGTGTGATACCGCGAAAGCAGGCCCGGCAATACATGCAGGAAAGTCGTCTCGTTTGCCCCGATCGAAAGCACTCCACGTACATCTGACCCCGAATCCGCCACCACTTGCAGCGATTCCTGCCGCAAGGCAATCATCTGCTTGGCGTAATCCAGAAAAAGTTCCCCCGCCGGCGTCAACGTGACCAGTTTCTTTGTGCGGTCAAACAGCTTGGCGCCGTTTTCCTCCTCGAGCTTTCGTATCTGCGCGCTGATGGCCGGCTGCGAACGCAGAACTTTTTCCGCCGCCCGCGAAAAATTCCCCAATTCCGCCACTGCAATGAAGCTTATGAGTTGGTCGAAGTCCATGTTTGTATTGTGAGCCAGAAATGTGAACGCCGTATTAGAAGTTATCTATTAGTCGCATAGGAATTTTGTATGACCATTTCGGGAATCGCAGCTAAGAAATACACGCTGTCACGATGCCCTAAAGTCCTCGTTTTCCACCCTTTCCACACTTGCACCGGATTCGGGTAATTGACCCCATCCCGCACCACACTTACTCTGAACTCGCCTGTCCCGGCCCACCCAGCCCAAAGCCAGACAAGCTCGTGGCAACGCTCAAAATGGCACCTTGTGTCAAGTGCCGTTTTGGACAAGAATCGCCCCGGATAAGTAATTGAACTACAATAGGTAGTACATGGGTCTTGACACGCCCAACATACAGGCGTAATTTCAGCATCCCAAGCTTGTGAAGGAACTTCCACAGGAAGCTGCTCGAGCCTGCGGGGGAGGGGACGCAAGCCTGGTCTCAAGCCGGAGTTCCGGCACTGGCTTCACCAGAAAGTGATCTTTGCTGTACGCCCAGATTTTTGCCTTCGCGCTCGCTTACGCGTGAACTCGGAACCACGATTCCGGGAGCGAAGGTCGCATTAACCTTTTTTGCCGTGTCTGAAGGAGACCAGTCCATGTCGGAAGTAAAAACCACCACAGTAGCGAATACCGACGCCGCCGCCGAAGTCGCGTCGAGCCCAAAACCAGCAGTCGATAAGAAGAAACATCCGGGTCTCCAGTTCCGTCGCTACTTCACCAAGGCAGGTGTCGATCCCTACTCCACCGTCGAGTGGGAAACCCGTACCGCCTCCATCACCGACTCCAAGGGCAACGACATCTTCCGCCAGGAAAACGTTGAAACCCCGAAAGACTGGTCCATGACGGCCACCAACATCGTGGCCAGCAAATACCTTCACGGACGCATCGGCACCCCCGAGCGTGAGTCTGGCGTTCGTTCCCTCATCACTCGCGTCGCCGAAACCATCCGCGATTGGGGCACCGCGGGCGGTTACTTCCGCACCGACGAAGACGCTAAAATCTTCCACGACGAACTGGTCTACATCCTCGTTCACCAGATGATGGCCTTCAACTCGCCCGTCTGGTTCAACGTCGGCTGCCACCGCCTGGAGCCGCATTCCGACGCCGGCACATGGCATTGGCTCCCGAACCTGAAGACCGTTGTTTTCGAGCGCACTGGCTACAGCCACCCGCAGTGCTCGGCCTGCTTCATCAATTCCATTCAGGACACGATGGAATCCATCCTCACCCTGGCGAAGACCGAAGGCATGCTCTTCAAGTGGGGATCCGGCACTGGTACCAACCTCTCGCCGATTCGCGGCAGCATGGAAAAGCTTTCCGGTGGCGGCACCGCCTCTGGCCCGCTCAGCTTCATGAAGGGCTTCGACGCCTTTGCCGGCGTCATCAAGTCCGGCGGCAAGACCCGTCGCGCCGCCAAGATGGTCATCCTGAACATCGACCATCCCGACATTGTCGACTTCATCGAGTGCAAGTCGAAGGAAGAAGCCAAAGCCTGGGCGCTCATCGACGCCGGCTATGACGGCTCCGGTCCCGACTCCGACGCCTATTCCTCCATCTTCTTCCAGAACGCCAACAACTCCGTCCGCGTGACCGACGACTTCATGCAGGCCGTCGAGAAAGACGACGAATTCTGGACCCGCGGCGTGAAAGACCGCAAGGTGATGCAGAAGTTCATGGCGAAGGAGTTGCTCACCAGGATCGCCGACGCCACCTGGCGTTGCGGCGACCCCGGCATGCAGTTCGACACCACCATCAACCGGTGGCATACCTCGAAGAACACCGCTCGGATCAACGCCAGCAATCCTTGCTCGGAATACATGTTCCTCGACGACTCCGCCTGCAACCTGGCGTCGCTGAACCTCATGAAGTTCGCGCCCAACGGCACCTTTGACGTGGAAGCCTTCCGTTACGCCGTCGACATCACCATCACCGCGCAGGAGATCCTCGTCGACGCCGCCGGTTACCCCACCGAGAACATCGGACGCAACTCGCACGACTACCGTCCGCTCGGACTCGGCTACGCAAACCTCGGCGCCCTGCTCATGGCCAGCGGCCTGCCCTACGACTCCGATGCCGGACGCGACTACGCCGCCTGCGTCACCGCCATCATGTGCGGCGAAGCCTACAAGCAGTCCTCGGTCATCGCCGAGCAGTGCCCGCCGCTTGAGCCCGCCAGTGACCTGCTCAAGGCCAATCCGTCAGCCATCACAGGTGGCGCGTGCCCCGGCTTCTACTACAACCGCGAGCCGTTCCTCGACGTCATCCGTATGCACCGCGCGTCGGTGAACAACATCAACAAGAACAACGTTCCGGCTGCCCTCCTCGACGGCTCCAAGGCCACCTGGGATGAAGCCCTCGCTCATGGCGAGAAGTTCGGATACCGCAACTCGCAGGTCACCGTGCTCGCGCCCACCGGCACCATCGGCTTCATGATGGACTGCGACACCACCGGCATCGAGCCCGATCTCGCCCTCGTGAAGTACAAGAAGTTGGTCGGCGGCGGCATGATCAAGATCGTCAACAACACGGTTCCGGCCGCGCTGTTCAAACTCGGCTACACCGAAGATCAGGCCAACGCCATCGTCAGCTACATCGACGCCACCGGCACCATCGAAGGCGCGCCGCACATCAAGCCCGAGCACCTCGCCGTTTTCGACTGCTCCTTCAAGCCGGCCAAGGGCACGCGTTCCATCCATTACATGGGACACCTGCTCATGATGGCCGCCACGCAGCCGTTCATCTCCGGCGCCATCTCGAAGACCGTCAACCTGCCCGAGAACGCCTCCATCGACGACATCGCCGAAGCCTACCTCCAGGCATGGAAGAACGGCCTCAAGGCCGTGGCCGTCTACCGCGACGGATGCAAGAAGTCGCAGCCTCTCTCCGCCGCCGGTACCAAGACCGCCGACGCCAACAACGCGAAGCTCGCCCTCAAGCCCTCCGCCGAGGACGTGAAGGCACTCGTCGACGCCGAAGTCCGCCGCATCCTCGACTCGCCCATCGACGAGTACAACGCCCAGCGTCCGCCCATGGCGATGCGCCATCGTCTGCCCGCCGAGCGTGCGTCGTACACGCACAAGTTCAAGGTCGGTAACCACGAGGGCTACATCACCGTCGGCCTTTATCCGGACGGAATGCCCGGCGAAATCTTCATCACCATGGCCAAGGAAGGCTCCACCGTCTCCGGTGTCATGGACTGCTTCGCCACCGCGATCTCCATCGCGCTCCAGCACGGTGTGCCGTTGAAGCTGCTCTGCGAGAAGTTCAAGCACACGCGCTTCGAGCCCAGTGGCTGGACCGGCAATCCCGACATCAACTACGCCAGCTCGATGATGGATTACCTCTTCCGCTGGCTCGAACTCCGCTTCATCAACGGACAGCAGGGCGAACTCTTCGCCGCCTACGGCCCCAAGCAGACAGCCGCGGCTCCGGCGATCGATGATGCGCCGGCCGCTACGGAACCGGTTGCACCAACGACCGACAACCGAAAGCCGACGACTTATCACCACGCCAGCGACGCCCTGAAAGACCTCGTTGACATGGGCGATGCGCCTAGCTGTCACAACTGCGGAGCCATCATGACGCGCAACGGTTCGTGCTACCGCTGCATGTCCTGCGGCTCGACAAGCGGATGTAGCTAGAGTTTTTGTAGCTGACAGGGCGAAGCCCTGTCAGCGTTTGTTTGTCATTCCGACGCCGAGCGTAGCGAGGTGGAGGAATCCCTACCGCGACCACCATCGCGCCGGGACTCACGCCACGCGAGGCGACATATCGATCGATTTCTCCGGCCGAACGACGCCGGACAGCAAGCTCTGGGTACGGAACGGTTTCGTTCCGGACCGGAGGTGATGGAAGAGCCTGGCTTCGGCCAGGCTTTTTCACTTTCGCCTAACCGCTGCGCTACCATGATTCCCGGGATGGCAACGCATGAAATTCTTTCTTCTTGCTCTTTTACTTTGTTGCGCACTCGCAGTCTCGGCCCAAAGCCAGGATCGCCCGCTCAAGGTCACCCTGCTCGGCACCGGTGTCCCTGACCCCGATCCCGACCGCTTCGGCGCCTCCATCCTCGTTCAAACCCCCGACGCCAACCTCCTCTTCGACGTCGGCCGTGGCGCCGTCACTCGCCTCAAGCAGGCCGGAGTTTCGGCCGACCACATCCGCGCCGTCTTCCTCACCCACCTGCATTACGACCACTTCGCCTCGCTGCCCGATCTCTTGCTTACCGCCTGGCTCTTCGGACGCACCACTCCGCTCCCCGTCTACGGACCGCCCGGCTCTCTCTCCATGACCGCCGCACTAACGAAAGCGTTCTCCGCCGACGTCGCCTCGCGCTCGCTCCCCGCCGAAGGCGCGCAGTTTCGCACCTCTGAGATCCACGAAGGCCTCGTCTACGAGCAAGGCGCCCTCCGCGTCACCGCGTTTCTCGTCGATCACCGCCAACTCAAGCCCGCGTTCGGATACCGCATCGATTACCACAACCGCTCCGTCATCGTCTCCGGCGATACCCGCTATTCGGCCAACCTGGTCAAGTTTGCGAAAGGCGCCGACGTCGTCATGCACGCCGCATGGCTTCCCGACGCGAAGAACCCCGCGCCCCCGGAAAAGCGTGGCATCGCCTCCGCCGAAGACGCCGCCCGTGTCTTTGCCGAAATCAAGCCCCGCCTCGG is part of the Terriglobales bacterium genome and encodes:
- a CDS encoding DUF1440 domain-containing protein — protein: MKRTEVVLSKLLKGATAGAIGGLLGSWCMSLFAGAFDRLVLKERPRPFLVKGSKLAMNASPQEWDSTVVVASEFSRRVLGRELTRQQRALGATAVHYAMGAGLGAAYGAANEVAPITKAGAGLGFGIGLWLVAFEYLMPKFGLTRHREEYSKAMHADSAGEHVVFGMTTELVRSAIRRQL
- a CDS encoding SRPBCC family protein; the protein is MSRNQNFWTGFGVGAAAGAVAILLPQILGRAGASRIIRLEKSVQIGRPVEEVFEAWTDWDRLPRVSDHIANIRNFGNRSHWRVNLGGRIVEWHALTEQFIQNQAIGWKSINGPKHTGRITFSPLGDNTIVHVTMNYAPPSRVMRPFMSSMTGHMEGLIEKVLRQFKASVESRPAGVQNAVRTGISQPGPGTSMTDLPRTGTFGDEPQKIESRFGGSVHPAGYPNSPDVKR
- a CDS encoding TonB family protein; translated protein: MASTPREIQGFLPLEAELPDLHLLIELPPWHRVFFGNMVDFLHLRRQPRYWYRYAPAQFWDDVFVARGIPWSRVRQSAFAHIFVILAIYGLTDAWTKWYLRQPRVQLRTIVKYDLSEYLPPLETGSEPAPAPRKGQPKLARQHIISLPRNPDNREQTIISAPDVKLPSNIPLPNIVAWTPVPGVPTALAHRDVSQIRMPNLPNSIIAPPPETYSPDLSKSALSSVGPKIIPPPPDAASFDSTHKLNAPTGIIGPPPSADLARLNQRSMNAPTPSVIGPPPDANLSRNLGTMNIGHMTPTVSAPKFEVAEQRAIQLAPSKGPVGRSQPTRGGSAAAGGAPPINPVGGIKSGPDAGQFIALNVNPVVPNGPLRIPPGRRSGEFEVGPEGKPDAPGTPEIKAGGTGPGGSGTGSSGGAGKSNSQLPSGISIANTPGAPAPGSVVVSAPNPEKRPTPSFADAAREVLSASARPPRIGEIPRDTRSGSSAPEMPKIEGRVFGTKKVYTLALNMPNLTSSGGSWIIRFAELGQERSGAAISAPVAMTKVDPAYPAELMRDGVEGTVILYAVIHKDGTVGDVRVIKGVQEKLNESARLALTRWKFRPGTKNGEAVELEAVVQIPFKAPRFHF
- a CDS encoding response regulator, which translates into the protein MRILFVDDEPNIRASLPAILRLHGFQVTSAGTVGEALQAIASEKFDVLISDLNIGSPGDGFTVVSAMRRTQPNCVTLILTGYPAFETALQAIRSQVDDYLIKPAGAEKLVKAIEARLNHRAPHRPIVPKRVSAILLENAQALVDTIVDRELRILHLPRVHLSEEECRQNALSFVEALALQLENGRTELLPDLVELSAAHGQARFRQGYSAPLLVEEHRLFCNAVLECVQNNLLAVDVSSLVPDLKHLSDILASMLREAVASFTLVSDAA
- a CDS encoding LysR family transcriptional regulator, translating into MDFDQLISFIAVAELGNFSRAAEKVLRSQPAISAQIRKLEEENGAKLFDRTKKLVTLTPAGELFLDYAKQMIALRQESLQVVADSGSDVRGVLSIGANETTFLHVLPGLLSRYHTQFPEVRISVYRNFSHKVLQKVEDNELELGVVTMPVRSSTLIVTPIYRDPLVWIAASSSEIAKRKAWTTSEVAQQDLILHKMGSLRRIMEKQLRPFRPQLKVTMELTSAEMVKKFVSAGLGISMICESFVQEEVKEGKIKILRTDAAPIYRELGLVYREGRSLSRAAKRFVLMAMEGAPKERDFTNLRAPVLVEQEV
- a CDS encoding vitamin B12-dependent ribonucleotide reductase — translated: MSEVKTTTVANTDAAAEVASSPKPAVDKKKHPGLQFRRYFTKAGVDPYSTVEWETRTASITDSKGNDIFRQENVETPKDWSMTATNIVASKYLHGRIGTPERESGVRSLITRVAETIRDWGTAGGYFRTDEDAKIFHDELVYILVHQMMAFNSPVWFNVGCHRLEPHSDAGTWHWLPNLKTVVFERTGYSHPQCSACFINSIQDTMESILTLAKTEGMLFKWGSGTGTNLSPIRGSMEKLSGGGTASGPLSFMKGFDAFAGVIKSGGKTRRAAKMVILNIDHPDIVDFIECKSKEEAKAWALIDAGYDGSGPDSDAYSSIFFQNANNSVRVTDDFMQAVEKDDEFWTRGVKDRKVMQKFMAKELLTRIADATWRCGDPGMQFDTTINRWHTSKNTARINASNPCSEYMFLDDSACNLASLNLMKFAPNGTFDVEAFRYAVDITITAQEILVDAAGYPTENIGRNSHDYRPLGLGYANLGALLMASGLPYDSDAGRDYAACVTAIMCGEAYKQSSVIAEQCPPLEPASDLLKANPSAITGGACPGFYYNREPFLDVIRMHRASVNNINKNNVPAALLDGSKATWDEALAHGEKFGYRNSQVTVLAPTGTIGFMMDCDTTGIEPDLALVKYKKLVGGGMIKIVNNTVPAALFKLGYTEDQANAIVSYIDATGTIEGAPHIKPEHLAVFDCSFKPAKGTRSIHYMGHLLMMAATQPFISGAISKTVNLPENASIDDIAEAYLQAWKNGLKAVAVYRDGCKKSQPLSAAGTKTADANNAKLALKPSAEDVKALVDAEVRRILDSPIDEYNAQRPPMAMRHRLPAERASYTHKFKVGNHEGYITVGLYPDGMPGEIFITMAKEGSTVSGVMDCFATAISIALQHGVPLKLLCEKFKHTRFEPSGWTGNPDINYASSMMDYLFRWLELRFINGQQGELFAAYGPKQTAAAPAIDDAPAATEPVAPTTDNRKPTTYHHASDALKDLVDMGDAPSCHNCGAIMTRNGSCYRCMSCGSTSGCS
- a CDS encoding MBL fold metallo-hydrolase, with amino-acid sequence MKFFLLALLLCCALAVSAQSQDRPLKVTLLGTGVPDPDPDRFGASILVQTPDANLLFDVGRGAVTRLKQAGVSADHIRAVFLTHLHYDHFASLPDLLLTAWLFGRTTPLPVYGPPGSLSMTAALTKAFSADVASRSLPAEGAQFRTSEIHEGLVYEQGALRVTAFLVDHRQLKPAFGYRIDYHNRSVIVSGDTRYSANLVKFAKGADVVMHAAWLPDAKNPAPPEKRGIASAEDAARVFAEIKPRLGVIYHYLAPEGIADAVRRIYPGRVVVADDLTTITVTDKDVLLQHPKSKD